A window of Candidatus Methylomirabilota bacterium contains these coding sequences:
- a CDS encoding integrase: protein MGISTETGVIQHRSPQRAGKWTPAVLTPSPRPPAKPKLLDQVRQAIRTRHYSCRTEDAYIGWIKRYIFFHGKRHPVEMGEQEVTRFLSSLAVDCQVSASTQNQAMSALLFLYREVLQHPLPWLDNIIPAKRPLHLPVVLSRDEVQAIFAHLHGAPHLMAPLLYGAGLRVIECCRLRIKDVDFAANQIIVREGKGDKDRVTLLPIPPKRTSPVT from the coding sequence ATGGGGATTTCCACTGAAACAGGGGTCATCCAACACCGCTCTCCTCAGAGGGCTGGCAAGTGGACACCTGCCGTGCTCACCCCTTCGCCACGGCCTCCAGCCAAGCCGAAGCTCCTTGACCAGGTTCGCCAGGCCATTCGCACTCGCCATTACAGTTGCCGGACAGAGGATGCCTACATCGGGTGGATCAAGCGGTACATCTTCTTCCACGGGAAGCGCCATCCGGTCGAGATGGGCGAACAGGAGGTAACCCGGTTCCTGTCCTCCCTCGCCGTGGACTGCCAGGTGAGCGCCTCAACACAGAATCAGGCGATGAGCGCCCTCCTGTTTCTCTACCGGGAGGTCCTGCAGCACCCATTGCCATGGCTCGACAACATCATCCCTGCGAAACGACCACTGCACTTGCCCGTCGTCTTGAGCCGTGATGAGGTCCAGGCGATCTTCGCCCATCTGCATGGAGCACCCCACCTGATGGCCCCCCTCCTGTACGGGGCTGGCCTCCGGGTGATCGAGTGCTGCAGGCTCCGAATCAAGGACGTAGATTTCGCCGCGAACCAGATCATCGTGCGCGAGGGCAAAGGCGACAAGGACCGCGTCACGCTGCTCCCCATACCGCCAAAGCGGACCTCGCCCGTCACCTAG
- a CDS encoding transcriptional regulator: MTKDTRNIGREILEGLREIKQGDYGRVITIPSITGVREKTGLSQARFAQLLGVSVRTLQDWEQDRRAPSGAARTLLMVAAKNPRALLEVA, encoded by the coding sequence ATGACTAAGGATACGCGTAACATTGGCCGCGAGATTCTCGAGGGCCTGCGGGAAATCAAGCAGGGCGACTACGGGCGCGTTATCACGATTCCGAGCATTACAGGCGTTCGCGAGAAGACGGGCCTGTCCCAGGCACGGTTTGCCCAGCTACTCGGCGTCTCCGTGCGGACCCTGCAGGATTGGGAGCAGGACCGCCGGGCCCCGTCTGGTGCGGCCCGAACCCTGCTGATGGTAGCGGCGAAGAACCCGCGTGCGCTCCTAGAAGTCGCGTGA
- a CDS encoding addiction module toxin, HicA family — MKRRDLIRHLEAHGCEFLREGSNHTVYVNRVAQKTSVIPRHREINEFLARKICRDLQVSEPV; from the coding sequence ATGAAGCGCCGCGACCTGATCCGGCACTTAGAGGCACACGGGTGCGAATTCCTGCGCGAGGGCAGTAACCATACCGTGTATGTGAATCGGGTAGCGCAAAAGACATCGGTAATCCCCAGGCACCGCGAAATCAACGAGTTTCTCGCTCGAAAGATCTGCCGTGACCTCCAGGTTTCCGAGCCTGTCTAA
- a CDS encoding HicB family protein yields the protein MTITLTAVFQKVPEGYIGFVEELPGANTQGATLGETRANLQEAITLVLEANRTLAEESLKGKDVIREPLPISEA from the coding sequence ATGACTATCACACTGACCGCGGTGTTTCAGAAAGTACCGGAAGGATATATCGGCTTCGTTGAGGAGTTGCCCGGGGCGAACACCCAAGGCGCGACCTTAGGGGAGACACGCGCCAATCTGCAGGAGGCTATCACTCTTGTCCTGGAGGCCAACCGCACACTGGCTGAGGAGTCGTTGAAGGGGAAGGACGTAATTCGCGAACCGCTGCCCATATCTGAGGCATGA
- a CDS encoding HicB family protein, protein MRNEFTAVFERDGEWWIAYCPEIPGANGLGKTKEEARQSLADAIALILQDRRENGLRGVPPNAERETVIVT, encoded by the coding sequence ATGAGGAACGAATTCACAGCAGTTTTCGAGCGAGACGGAGAGTGGTGGATCGCCTACTGTCCGGAGATTCCTGGAGCAAACGGGCTCGGGAAAACGAAGGAAGAGGCCCGTCAAAGTCTTGCGGATGCCATTGCACTCATCTTGCAGGACCGCCGGGAGAATGGGCTGCGAGGGGTGCCGCCGAATGCTGAGCGTGAGACGGTGATCGTGACGTGA
- a CDS encoding VapC toxin family PIN domain ribonuclease — protein MKILFDTSVLTAAIVEPHPLHASAFRWLKQARAKEFDMLIAGHTLAELYAVLTTLPIRPKITPGIAGRLIRSNVEATAKVVSLSPSEYSSVVKRMADLGLSGGVIYDAIIAKVATKSQVDHVLTFNTDDFKRVWPEGANRLIAP, from the coding sequence ATGAAAATCCTTTTTGATACCTCCGTCCTCACAGCCGCAATCGTAGAACCGCACCCTCTGCACGCCTCTGCTTTCCGATGGCTCAAACAGGCAAGAGCAAAAGAGTTCGACATGTTGATCGCGGGTCACACTTTGGCTGAATTGTATGCAGTGTTGACCACGTTGCCTATACGCCCGAAGATTACACCTGGGATCGCCGGGCGTCTGATTCGCAGTAATGTTGAGGCCACGGCAAAGGTGGTTTCCCTTTCACCTTCGGAGTACAGCTCCGTCGTCAAGCGGATGGCTGATCTTGGACTATCCGGAGGGGTAATTTATGATGCCATCATCGCGAAGGTGGCGACAAAATCACAGGTTGATCACGTGTTAACATTCAATACCGACGACTTCAAACGAGTGTGGCCCGAAGGCGCAAACCGTCTCATCGCGCCATAA
- the nth gene encoding endonuclease III, with protein sequence MATLRPVKGDLHTATPAAAKKILAILEETYPDACVTLDFKNPFELLIATILAAQCTDERVNQVTKGLFKRYATPKAFAEADPIDLEEAIRSTGFYRNKAKSIIGCCRKILEEFGGQVPRTMQELITLPGVWRKTANIVLSNALGITAGIAVDTHVIRVANRLGLAHSDKPDEIEQQLCRIIPKAQWTRLTHLLVFHGRGACTAKRPDCPRCHVRHLCPWPDKTV encoded by the coding sequence ATGGCCACGTTGAGACCGGTGAAGGGCGATCTCCATACCGCTACTCCCGCTGCCGCCAAAAAGATCCTGGCCATCCTGGAGGAGACCTACCCGGACGCCTGTGTGACGCTCGATTTCAAGAACCCGTTCGAGCTGCTGATCGCGACGATCCTGGCGGCCCAATGCACCGACGAGCGGGTCAACCAAGTCACCAAGGGCCTGTTTAAGCGATATGCGACCCCCAAAGCGTTCGCCGAGGCCGATCCGATCGATCTGGAAGAGGCGATTCGGTCTACAGGTTTCTATCGGAACAAGGCCAAAAGCATCATCGGCTGCTGCAGGAAGATCCTGGAGGAGTTTGGCGGGCAGGTACCGCGGACGATGCAGGAGCTGATTACGCTCCCCGGCGTCTGGCGCAAAACCGCCAACATCGTCCTGAGCAACGCCCTGGGCATCACCGCCGGGATCGCGGTAGACACTCACGTCATACGTGTAGCCAACCGCCTGGGCCTGGCACACAGCGACAAGCCGGATGAGATCGAGCAGCAGCTCTGCCGGATCATCCCCAAAGCGCAGTGGACCCGCCTGACCCACCTGCTGGTCTTCCACGGCCGCGGCGCCTGTACCGCCAAGCGCCCCGACTGCCCCCGCTGCCACGTCCGCCACCTCTGCCCCTGGCCGGACAAGACCGTCTGA
- a CDS encoding dihydroorotate dehydrogenase: MKSVAGRTKRPDLRVTVAGIPMQNPVMTASGTFGYAQEFEPFLDLGRLGAIAVKTITRSPRAGNPPTRIVETPAGMLNAIGLQNVGVEAFIKEKLPYLRRLGPPVIVNIAGESIEDYVELAKRLSDREGISGLELNISCPNVADGLIFGCNAALAHTLISKVRRATALPLIPKLSPNVTDVAEIARALADAGADALSLINTLIGMAVDVRTRRPKLGNVTGGLSGPAIRPVAIRMVWEVAQAVKLPLIGMGGIMTAEDALEFLIAGATAVAVGTANFTSPSSAERVIDGISAYLIDHKLARVTDLVGSLDLTGTTREATEWPR, from the coding sequence GTGAAGTCTGTCGCCGGTCGCACCAAACGGCCCGATCTGCGCGTCACCGTCGCAGGCATCCCCATGCAGAACCCGGTGATGACGGCGTCCGGGACCTTCGGCTATGCTCAGGAGTTCGAGCCGTTCCTGGACCTCGGTCGCCTGGGCGCCATCGCTGTGAAAACCATCACCCGTTCACCGCGCGCCGGGAATCCACCGACGAGAATCGTCGAGACCCCCGCCGGGATGTTGAACGCGATCGGCCTGCAGAATGTCGGGGTAGAGGCGTTCATCAAAGAGAAACTCCCCTACCTGCGCCGATTGGGTCCGCCGGTGATTGTCAATATCGCCGGTGAGTCGATCGAAGACTATGTTGAACTGGCTAAACGGCTGAGTGATCGTGAAGGGATCAGCGGATTAGAGCTGAATATCTCCTGTCCCAACGTGGCCGATGGCCTGATCTTCGGCTGTAATGCGGCATTGGCCCACACGCTGATATCGAAGGTCCGGCGGGCGACGGCGCTCCCGCTCATCCCCAAGCTCTCCCCGAATGTCACCGACGTGGCGGAGATCGCCAGGGCGCTGGCGGATGCCGGGGCCGACGCCCTCTCTCTCATCAATACGCTGATCGGTATGGCCGTCGACGTGCGAACCCGGCGCCCGAAACTTGGCAACGTCACCGGCGGCCTCTCCGGACCGGCCATCCGACCCGTCGCGATCCGAATGGTCTGGGAGGTAGCCCAGGCGGTCAAGCTCCCGCTGATCGGGATGGGCGGGATCATGACGGCTGAGGACGCGCTGGAGTTCCTGATCGCCGGCGCGACGGCCGTCGCGGTCGGGACGGCCAACTTCACGTCGCCGAGCAGTGCTGAACGGGTCATTGACGGGATCAGCGCGTATTTGATCGACCATAAGCTCGCGCGCGTCACCGATCTTGTCGGGTCGTTGGATCTGACGGGCACTACGCGAGAGGCGACTGAATGGCCACGTTGA
- a CDS encoding branched-chain amino acid aminotransferase yields the protein MAVVYLNGRYIQAERAKVSAFDRGFIYGDGLFETIRTYAGWVFALDRHLGRLKKGADQIGIPFTGDAGKWRPVMDALLRRNHLQDTDASLRLTVTRGPDVLGPLLPPDAPPSPTLLLVAKPVDAGIAQRQQVGVGVITVHWGDPFNPLQIKSLDYLYNILATAQAQREGALEALFVGTDNCIIEGATSNVFSISHGVLTTPSESSGLLPGITREVVIELAKREGLTVHETPLPLDTLLSADEVFLTGSLKEITPVIAVDGRTIGTGRPGPVTQQLQQRYRTAVEEERVRGKCRGALRAPIQE from the coding sequence ATGGCTGTCGTCTATCTGAACGGACGCTACATACAGGCCGAGCGGGCAAAGGTGTCGGCCTTTGACCGCGGGTTCATCTATGGCGACGGCCTCTTCGAGACCATCCGGACATATGCCGGATGGGTCTTTGCGCTGGATCGACACCTGGGACGCCTCAAGAAAGGCGCCGACCAGATCGGGATCCCGTTTACGGGCGACGCGGGCAAGTGGCGGCCGGTGATGGATGCGCTGCTCCGGCGCAATCACCTTCAGGACACGGATGCGTCGTTGCGGTTGACGGTGACGAGAGGTCCGGACGTGCTGGGCCCTCTGCTGCCTCCCGACGCGCCCCCGTCACCCACGCTGCTGCTGGTCGCCAAGCCGGTGGATGCCGGAATCGCCCAACGTCAGCAGGTGGGGGTCGGCGTCATAACGGTTCACTGGGGAGATCCGTTTAACCCGCTCCAGATCAAGTCGCTGGATTATCTCTATAATATACTCGCGACGGCGCAGGCGCAACGCGAGGGCGCGCTGGAGGCGTTGTTTGTGGGCACTGATAACTGTATCATTGAGGGCGCCACAAGCAACGTCTTTTCGATCTCACACGGCGTACTGACGACCCCTTCTGAGAGTTCAGGGCTTCTACCAGGGATTACCAGGGAGGTGGTGATTGAGCTGGCAAAGCGGGAGGGCCTGACGGTTCATGAAACCCCACTTCCCCTTGATACGCTCCTGTCGGCAGACGAGGTGTTCCTCACCGGTTCCCTCAAGGAGATCACGCCGGTTATCGCGGTCGACGGTCGCACAATCGGAACCGGCCGCCCAGGTCCGGTCACGCAACAGCTCCAGCAGCGATACCGGACGGCCGTCGAAGAGGAACGGGTACGAGGCAAATGCAGGGGCGCACTGCGTGCGCCTATACAAGAGTAG
- the pabB gene encoding aminodeoxychorismate synthase, component I, producing MILSFPAALRGTSQTDPHVLIEEVPNPPPFADLWSLVAAQPGFSLLDADPWAVNHWQAACFGYDPFLTFSAKGNEITISRRGECHRVTGDPFQHLQATLRQYSNLAPVEDVPTAGAIGYFGYDLRHHLERLPARAVDDLRLPDCVIHFYDRLFWFEPAKREMLITSTGLPLPPGVAREQRALERLHEGRDLIAHARLTGGGRSPELSPIAAPLDSNMSKAQYCQALDRVLDYIAAGDIYQANISQRFVTQFGGDPWALYRRLQKRFPAPFGAYLHCGPFQVLSNSPERFLLVEGNRISTCPIKGTRPRGMTVEDDARIIGSLRYDPKERAEHVMIVDLERNDLGRICRVGSVHVERFETIETYHTLHHMVSIVAGTLEDGTDPIDCLRATFPGGSITGAPKIRAMEIIDEVEPTPRGLYTGAIGFIGFSGGMELNIAIRTAVVTGGQIYFQTGGGIVADSSPAKEYDETLLKAETFFRTLGIGAGFGR from the coding sequence ATGATCCTATCGTTTCCGGCCGCTCTACGCGGGACCTCGCAGACCGATCCGCATGTTCTCATAGAGGAGGTCCCCAATCCGCCGCCCTTTGCGGATCTCTGGAGTCTGGTCGCTGCGCAGCCGGGCTTCAGCCTTCTGGACGCCGATCCCTGGGCTGTGAATCACTGGCAGGCCGCCTGTTTCGGCTACGATCCATTCCTCACCTTTTCGGCAAAGGGCAACGAGATCACCATTTCACGTCGTGGCGAATGCCACCGGGTCACAGGCGATCCGTTTCAACATCTTCAGGCGACCCTCAGGCAATATAGCAACCTGGCGCCCGTCGAAGACGTTCCAACGGCCGGCGCCATCGGCTACTTCGGCTACGACCTCCGACACCACCTCGAACGGCTGCCGGCGCGCGCGGTGGACGACCTGAGGCTACCCGACTGCGTGATCCATTTTTACGACCGGCTCTTCTGGTTCGAACCGGCGAAGCGCGAGATGCTGATCACCTCCACCGGCCTGCCGCTGCCGCCGGGCGTCGCGCGCGAGCAACGGGCCCTGGAGCGGCTGCACGAGGGTCGCGACCTGATCGCGCATGCGCGGCTGACAGGCGGTGGCAGGTCGCCCGAGTTGTCGCCCATCGCGGCCCCGCTCGACAGCAATATGTCGAAGGCGCAGTACTGTCAGGCATTGGACAGGGTCCTGGACTATATCGCAGCCGGCGATATCTATCAGGCCAACATCTCGCAGCGCTTCGTCACACAGTTTGGCGGCGATCCCTGGGCCCTGTACCGGCGTCTTCAGAAACGTTTCCCGGCGCCATTCGGGGCCTATCTTCACTGTGGCCCGTTCCAGGTCCTGTCCAACTCCCCGGAACGGTTCCTGCTGGTTGAGGGGAACCGCATCTCGACCTGCCCGATCAAGGGGACGCGCCCGCGAGGGATGACCGTGGAGGACGATGCGCGGATCATCGGGAGCCTTCGTTACGATCCGAAAGAGCGTGCCGAGCATGTCATGATCGTGGACCTGGAACGAAACGATCTGGGGCGGATCTGCCGGGTCGGCTCTGTGCATGTCGAGCGATTCGAGACGATCGAGACCTACCATACCCTTCATCACATGGTCTCGATCGTCGCGGGGACCCTGGAGGATGGGACAGACCCGATCGACTGCCTGCGCGCCACCTTCCCAGGCGGGTCGATCACCGGCGCCCCCAAGATCCGTGCGATGGAAATCATCGACGAGGTGGAGCCGACCCCCCGCGGCCTCTATACCGGCGCAATCGGGTTTATCGGGTTTTCCGGCGGGATGGAACTGAACATCGCCATTCGAACGGCCGTCGTCACGGGCGGACAGATCTACTTTCAGACCGGCGGAGGGATCGTCGCCGATTCCTCGCCGGCCAAAGAGTACGACGAGACGCTGCTCAAGGCCGAAACCTTCTTTCGGACGCTTGGGATCGGCGCCGGTTTCGGGAGGTAG
- a CDS encoding dihydroorotate dehydrogenase electron transfer subunit encodes MVVSSEFHVEIVANKQIAPEYFSMRLAGPVRLARFLPGQFLMLGWTDGLDPLLPRAMSIRRARRGEGFAEVEILYKVCGRGTARLAAMRPGRSLRATGPLGNGFEVPRKVAHVILVAGGVGVPPIAALVDALAGRMADRRIAVTVLLGGRSKVDLLCVSDLRRAGAAVHVATEDGSAGHEGLVTDLLKHYLYTQHPTPNTRLYACGPYPMLAALAPIAEQYDLPYHASMEANMACGFGACMGCVVPVTAHKQERAYRLVCKDGPVFDGHKILWDEHKTGVGGWGLGVGKLEGRKG; translated from the coding sequence ATGGTGGTGTCGTCCGAGTTCCACGTTGAGATCGTGGCCAACAAACAGATCGCGCCGGAATACTTTTCGATGCGCTTGGCCGGTCCTGTACGCCTGGCACGATTTCTCCCCGGACAGTTTCTGATGCTCGGATGGACCGACGGACTCGATCCGTTGCTGCCTCGGGCCATGAGCATCCGCCGCGCGAGACGTGGAGAGGGGTTTGCCGAGGTGGAAATCCTTTACAAAGTCTGTGGCCGAGGCACCGCACGTCTCGCTGCGATGCGACCGGGTAGGTCGCTCCGGGCAACCGGTCCGCTTGGAAATGGCTTTGAGGTTCCGCGAAAAGTAGCGCACGTTATCCTGGTTGCCGGCGGCGTTGGGGTCCCACCGATCGCTGCCCTTGTCGATGCTCTCGCCGGACGGATGGCTGACCGTCGGATCGCGGTGACGGTCCTGCTCGGCGGGCGATCCAAGGTCGATCTGCTGTGCGTCTCAGACCTTCGACGGGCCGGCGCCGCCGTCCACGTGGCCACCGAAGACGGCAGTGCCGGCCATGAAGGTTTGGTCACCGACCTGCTCAAGCACTACCTCTACACCCAACACCCAACACCCAACACCCGCCTCTATGCCTGCGGTCCCTACCCCATGCTGGCAGCACTGGCGCCGATTGCCGAACAGTACGACCTGCCCTATCACGCCTCTATGGAGGCGAATATGGCCTGTGGGTTCGGAGCCTGTATGGGCTGTGTTGTGCCGGTAACGGCACATAAACAGGAGCGCGCTTATCGTCTGGTCTGCAAAGATGGGCCGGTCTTTGACGGCCATAAGATCCTCTGGGATGAACATAAGACGGGGGTTGGGGGTTGGGGGTTGGGGGTTGGGAAGTTGGAGGGCCGCAAGGGATGA
- the carB gene encoding carbamoyl phosphate synthase large subunit (four CarB-CarA dimers form the carbamoyl phosphate synthetase holoenzyme that catalyzes the production of carbamoyl phosphate; CarB is responsible for the amidotransferase activity): MPKRTDIEKILIIGSGPIVIGQACEFDYSGTQACKALREEGYQVILVNSNPATIMTDPETADRTYVEPLTVPVMEQIIARERPDALLPTLGGQTGLNLAVALAEAGILDRYGVEMIGAKLHAIKKAEDRELFKQAMHKVGVDVPESGYAESFEQARAIVERIGYPAIIRPSFTLGGTGGSVAYNRDEFDEQVQWGLNMSPIRQILIEASVIGWKEFELEVMRDLKDNVVIICSIENFDPMGVHTGDSITVAPAQTLSDKEYQLMRDASIAIIREIGVETGGSNIQFAVSPENGRMLAIEMNPRVSRSSALASKATGFPIAKIAAKLAVGYTLDEISNDITKETTACFEPTIDYCVVKFPRFSFEKFAGADETLTTQMKSVGEAMAIGRTFKEALQKVIRSLEIDAYGLKSRIFGDPSAHGSEVSETDLMRVRDRLSTANWERVFYLADALRLGITVQEIYRLTAIDPWFLENIKEIVDFENELLGQRGHKEDLPLVGLSAPILRQAKALGFSDRRLAELIGSQESAVRDARKRMGIEATFKMVDTCGAEFVAHTPYLYSTYEQECEANPTNRRKIMILGSGPNRIGQGIEFDYCCVHAAFALKEIGYETIMVNCNPETVSTDYDTSDRLYFEPLCLEDVLNIAERERPDGVIVQFGGQTPLKLAIPLERAGLKILGTPPDAIDRAEDRERFKQMLQRLGLNQPPNGTAVSVDQALTVARQIGYPVLVRPSYVLGGRAMEIVYTETSLQAYMTRAVQASLEHPVLVDKFLEDAIEMDVDALCDGREVVIGGIMEHIEAAGVHSGDSACSLPPRSVPQPLLDQIRIHTRAMALELGVVGLINIQFAIKDDVVYVLEVNPRASRTVPFVSKAAGVPLAKLAAKVMAGMSLNELGVTEEPRLHHVAVKEAVLPFVKFPGVDAVLGPEMKSTGEVMGIDREFGLAFAKSQVGASGALPLDGTAFLSVRGSDKPHIVPLARRLAEMGFHLVATAGTAAVLRGGGVNVEPVAKVIDGVRPHIVDKMKNGEIGLVINTPEGHHARLDSYSIRRTAVTMGIPYFTTMAAACAAVEAIAAMRHGKLGVKALQEYHQVQGGG; encoded by the coding sequence GTGCCCAAGCGAACCGACATCGAAAAGATTTTAATCATTGGGTCAGGGCCGATTGTGATCGGGCAGGCGTGTGAGTTCGACTACTCGGGAACGCAGGCCTGCAAGGCCCTCCGTGAGGAAGGGTACCAGGTGATTCTGGTCAACTCGAATCCGGCCACCATCATGACCGACCCGGAGACGGCCGACCGGACCTACGTGGAGCCGCTGACCGTACCCGTGATGGAGCAGATCATCGCGCGGGAGCGGCCCGATGCGCTGCTGCCCACCCTCGGAGGGCAGACCGGCCTCAACCTGGCCGTCGCGCTGGCTGAGGCAGGGATTCTCGACCGGTACGGGGTCGAGATGATCGGGGCGAAGCTCCACGCCATCAAAAAGGCCGAAGACCGCGAGCTGTTCAAGCAGGCGATGCACAAGGTCGGGGTCGACGTGCCCGAGAGCGGCTATGCCGAGTCCTTCGAGCAGGCGCGCGCCATCGTCGAACGGATCGGCTACCCGGCCATTATCCGTCCGTCGTTCACGCTTGGCGGTACCGGTGGGAGCGTCGCCTACAACCGTGACGAATTCGACGAGCAGGTCCAGTGGGGCCTCAACATGAGCCCCATCCGCCAGATCCTGATTGAAGCCTCCGTCATCGGGTGGAAGGAGTTTGAGCTGGAGGTGATGCGCGACCTGAAGGACAACGTGGTCATCATCTGCTCCATCGAAAACTTCGATCCGATGGGGGTCCACACCGGCGATTCGATCACGGTGGCGCCCGCACAGACCCTGTCCGACAAAGAGTATCAGCTTATGCGGGATGCCTCCATCGCCATCATCCGCGAGATCGGCGTCGAGACCGGCGGCAGCAACATCCAGTTCGCCGTCAGTCCCGAGAACGGGCGGATGCTGGCGATTGAGATGAATCCGCGGGTCTCACGATCCTCGGCATTGGCCAGCAAGGCCACCGGCTTCCCCATCGCCAAGATCGCCGCCAAGCTAGCAGTGGGCTATACGCTGGACGAGATCAGCAACGACATCACGAAGGAGACGACGGCCTGCTTTGAGCCGACCATCGACTACTGCGTCGTCAAGTTCCCGCGATTCTCGTTTGAGAAGTTTGCCGGCGCCGACGAGACCCTGACGACGCAGATGAAATCGGTCGGAGAGGCGATGGCGATCGGTCGGACCTTTAAGGAGGCATTACAGAAGGTCATCCGCTCGCTTGAGATCGACGCGTATGGACTGAAGAGCCGGATCTTCGGAGACCCATCTGCACACGGGTCGGAGGTCAGCGAGACCGACCTGATGCGGGTGCGGGATCGCCTCAGCACGGCCAATTGGGAGCGGGTCTTTTACCTGGCCGATGCGCTCCGACTGGGGATAACGGTGCAGGAGATCTACAGGCTGACCGCCATCGATCCCTGGTTCCTGGAGAACATCAAGGAGATCGTTGACTTTGAGAACGAACTGCTCGGTCAACGTGGACATAAGGAAGACCTGCCCTTGGTCGGTCTATCGGCCCCGATTCTGCGGCAGGCCAAGGCATTAGGTTTTTCTGATCGGCGGCTGGCCGAACTGATCGGCTCTCAGGAGTCCGCTGTCCGAGACGCCAGAAAGCGGATGGGGATCGAGGCTACCTTCAAGATGGTCGATACCTGCGGCGCCGAGTTTGTGGCCCATACGCCCTACCTGTACTCGACCTATGAGCAGGAGTGCGAGGCCAACCCGACCAATCGCCGAAAGATCATGATCCTCGGTTCCGGCCCGAACCGGATCGGTCAGGGGATCGAATTCGACTACTGCTGCGTGCACGCGGCCTTTGCCCTGAAGGAGATCGGCTACGAGACGATCATGGTCAATTGCAATCCCGAGACGGTCTCGACCGACTACGATACCTCCGACCGCCTCTACTTCGAACCGCTCTGTCTGGAGGATGTCCTGAACATTGCAGAGCGGGAACGGCCGGATGGGGTGATCGTCCAGTTCGGCGGACAGACCCCGCTGAAACTGGCCATCCCGCTCGAACGGGCCGGTCTCAAGATCCTGGGCACCCCACCCGATGCCATCGACCGGGCAGAGGACCGGGAACGATTCAAGCAGATGTTGCAGCGCCTCGGCCTGAATCAGCCGCCAAATGGGACCGCCGTCTCGGTGGATCAGGCGCTTACCGTCGCGCGGCAGATCGGCTATCCGGTCCTGGTGCGACCGTCGTATGTCCTCGGCGGCCGCGCGATGGAGATCGTCTACACCGAGACGAGCCTACAGGCGTACATGACCCGCGCCGTCCAGGCCTCATTGGAGCATCCCGTGCTGGTGGATAAGTTCCTGGAGGACGCCATCGAGATGGACGTCGATGCCCTGTGCGACGGCCGGGAGGTCGTCATCGGGGGGATCATGGAGCATATCGAGGCAGCGGGTGTCCATTCCGGCGACTCAGCCTGCTCATTGCCGCCCCGGTCGGTGCCGCAACCGCTACTCGATCAGATCCGCATCCACACACGGGCGATGGCGCTGGAGCTTGGGGTCGTCGGACTGATCAACATCCAGTTTGCGATCAAAGATGACGTCGTCTATGTCCTGGAGGTCAATCCCCGCGCCTCGCGGACCGTCCCCTTTGTCAGTAAGGCGGCGGGCGTTCCCCTGGCCAAGCTGGCGGCGAAGGTCATGGCCGGAATGAGCCTCAACGAGTTGGGCGTTACCGAAGAGCCGAGGCTTCACCACGTCGCGGTCAAGGAGGCGGTCCTGCCTTTTGTGAAGTTCCCAGGTGTGGATGCCGTGTTAGGACCCGAGATGAAATCGACCGGCGAGGTCATGGGAATCGATCGCGAATTCGGACTAGCCTTTGCCAAGTCCCAGGTGGGTGCAAGCGGCGCCCTTCCCTTGGATGGTACGGCCTTTCTGAGCGTGCGCGGCAGCGACAAACCGCATATCGTACCCCTGGCAAGGCGGCTCGCGGAGATGGGCTTTCACCTCGTCGCCACGGCCGGGACCGCAGCCGTGCTGCGAGGCGGCGGGGTGAACGTCGAGCCGGTGGCGAAGGTCATTGACGGCGTACGCCCGCACATCGTGGACAAGATGAAGAATGGGGAGATCGGCCTGGTCATCAATACCCCGGAGGGCCATCACGCGCGGCTCGACTCTTACTCCATCCGACGAACGGCGGTGACGATGGGCATCCCCTACTTTACGACTATGGCGGCGGCGTGCGCAGCGGTCGAGGCGATTGCCGCGATGCGACACGGGAAGCTCGGGGTCAAGGCGTTGCAGGAGTACCATCAGGTCCAGGGTGGAGGGTAG